Proteins from a genomic interval of Clostridium sp. 'deep sea':
- a CDS encoding cation diffusion facilitator family transporter codes for MENREKTAKHVLIISLVSNIVLSIFKLVAGFLANSHAVIADAIHSISDVLTTIIALVGIKWSSKPADENHHYGHSRVEAVASKFVAIILLITACGLVIDSYHTFKNPILNPPGYLALIAAIVSIIVKEIMFQYVYRVGKKINSLALVSDAWHNRSDALSSVGALCGVLLAKYGGFKQADALAGMIVSLLIFKVGIDIYKNAIVQLVDTAPTKDILNVIKEICINTNGVVDLNKLKARIVGPYLHLDIEIAVNPNITVKQGHDIAELLEHNIVEKIVNAKEIMVHVNPAE; via the coding sequence ATGGAAAACAGAGAAAAAACAGCAAAACATGTTTTAATTATAAGTTTAGTAAGTAATATAGTTCTTAGTATTTTTAAGCTTGTAGCAGGCTTTCTTGCTAATAGTCATGCAGTTATTGCTGATGCTATACATAGTATATCAGATGTATTAACAACCATTATTGCGCTAGTTGGAATTAAGTGGAGCAGCAAGCCAGCTGATGAAAATCATCACTATGGACATTCACGAGTTGAAGCTGTGGCTTCAAAGTTTGTGGCTATAATTTTATTAATAACAGCTTGTGGTTTGGTTATTGACTCATATCATACATTTAAAAATCCAATACTAAACCCACCAGGTTATTTAGCCTTAATAGCAGCTATAGTATCCATAATAGTAAAAGAAATAATGTTTCAATATGTTTATCGAGTAGGCAAAAAAATTAATAGCTTAGCACTTGTATCAGATGCTTGGCATAATAGAAGTGATGCTCTATCTTCTGTAGGAGCTTTATGTGGAGTTTTATTAGCTAAGTATGGCGGATTTAAACAAGCAGATGCACTTGCAGGTATGATTGTTTCGTTACTAATATTTAAGGTTGGAATAGATATATACAAAAATGCTATTGTTCAACTAGTTGATACTGCTCCAACCAAAGATATTTTAAATGTTATTAAGGAGATATGTATAAATACAAATGGAGTTGTAGATTTAAACAAGTTAAAAGCAAGAATAGTTGGACCATATTTACATTTAGACATTGAAATAGCTGTAAATCCTAATATCACAGTTAAACAAGGCCACGATATTGCTGAATTATTAGAGCATAATATAGTTGAAAAGATTGTAAATGCAAAAGAAATTATGGTTCATGTTAATCCTGCAGAATAA
- a CDS encoding deoxyribonuclease IV — translation MNLGCHLSISKGFKHIYETAKSVNATTFQFFSRNPRGSSAKKITEKDILLNNQLRSTYKIAPVVAHLPYTVNAASPTTKVWQFACDVILKDLERMNSLGVNYLVMHPGSFAKSTLIEGLKRIIKALEYVFTNYNGNTILCLETMSGKGTEIGKNFEELQCIIDSLGNVSQLGVCLDCCHLFAAGYDFLNPNQVIKLVDDIEKRIGMNKVYISHINDSQNPCGSNKDRHAKIGEGLIGDAGISNYVNMKELNDLPLILETPVSNVSEYKAEIAKILSYVK, via the coding sequence ATGAATTTAGGTTGTCATTTATCAATATCAAAGGGATTTAAACATATCTATGAAACAGCTAAAAGTGTTAATGCTACAACATTCCAGTTTTTTTCTAGAAATCCACGTGGCAGTAGTGCAAAAAAAATAACAGAAAAAGATATCTTGCTTAACAACCAATTAAGGAGTACTTACAAAATTGCCCCAGTTGTAGCTCACTTGCCGTATACGGTGAATGCAGCTAGCCCTACTACTAAAGTATGGCAATTTGCTTGTGATGTTATCTTAAAAGATTTAGAGAGGATGAATAGCTTAGGGGTAAATTATTTAGTTATGCATCCAGGAAGTTTTGCAAAAAGCACACTAATAGAGGGATTAAAAAGAATTATTAAAGCTCTTGAGTATGTTTTTACAAATTATAATGGTAATACTATCCTCTGTTTAGAAACCATGTCGGGCAAAGGTACAGAAATCGGAAAGAACTTTGAAGAACTTCAATGCATTATTGATTCATTAGGTAATGTGAGTCAGCTTGGAGTATGTTTGGATTGTTGCCATTTATTTGCTGCTGGTTACGACTTTCTTAATCCTAATCAAGTTATCAAGCTTGTTGATGATATTGAAAAGCGTATAGGAATGAATAAAGTTTATATATCACATATAAATGATTCTCAAAATCCCTGTGGCAGTAATAAAGATAGACATGCAAAAATAGGAGAAGGTTTAATAGGTGATGCAGGAATATCAAACTATGTGAATATGAAGGAACTTAATGACTTACCCCTTATTTTAGAAACTCCAGTCTCCAACGTCAGCGAATATAAAGCAGAAATTGCTAAAATTCTTTCATATGTAAAATAA
- a CDS encoding M3 family oligoendopeptidase, whose protein sequence is MLNNIKSTWDLDVYFPGGSESVEFSNYLNEMQNDMKEFCEELQTLKTNDGNIENIKYVVNFIQEISRKMHHAGSFASCLTAQNTQDKKAMQLVGRLNGLRGIISSLTTEMEKRLLELSDDAFNNLFTDDYFTNIKFNLTEIRENASKKLPADKENIINSLAIDGYNSWNTLYNLTSGNLKIPVEIDGVIKQLSPGQASNLMTSADRELREKVFKSWEESWQSIADTCALALNSISGFRLNVYKERGWHDFLSEPLTINRMTRKTLDTMWSTIQKNTGRLVKFLERKKELLGLEKLTWHDYTAPLGKSNKTYSLEEGANFVAKHMKNFNKSMGDLVERAFNENWVETENRDNKRAGAFCSGSPILKQSRVFMTYSGAARNLTTLAHELGHAYHSSVMTDLPPLSQRYAMNVAETASTFNEFVVSNASLQEAETKEEKIALLHADLARAVSLCMNIQARFLFETRFYERRKTGFVSTKELNELMLQAQKDAFNNSLDSYHPLFWASKLHFYITGVPFYNFPYAFGYLFSAGVYAQSKTQGEAFEQNYINLLRDTARMKVEDLAKKHLAVDLEDEKFWQEALDVVLAGYDEFMELTK, encoded by the coding sequence ATGCTTAACAACATAAAATCTACTTGGGATTTAGATGTTTATTTTCCAGGTGGTAGTGAATCAGTTGAATTTTCAAACTACTTAAATGAAATGCAAAATGATATGAAAGAGTTTTGTGAAGAGTTACAAACACTAAAAACTAATGATGGTAACATTGAGAATATTAAGTATGTAGTAAATTTTATTCAGGAAATTAGCCGAAAAATGCATCATGCTGGTTCATTTGCTTCTTGCCTAACTGCTCAAAATACCCAAGATAAAAAAGCTATGCAACTTGTAGGCAGATTAAATGGATTAAGAGGTATTATTTCTTCGCTGACCACAGAGATGGAAAAAAGGTTATTAGAACTAAGTGATGATGCTTTTAATAACTTATTCACAGACGATTACTTTACTAATATTAAATTTAACTTAACTGAAATTAGAGAAAATGCTAGCAAAAAATTACCAGCAGACAAAGAAAATATCATTAATAGTTTAGCTATAGATGGCTATAATAGCTGGAATACTCTCTACAATCTTACCTCTGGAAATTTAAAAATTCCGGTAGAGATTGATGGTGTTATTAAGCAATTATCACCAGGTCAAGCCTCTAATCTCATGACAAGTGCTGATAGAGAACTAAGAGAAAAGGTATTTAAAAGCTGGGAAGAATCTTGGCAATCTATTGCAGATACCTGTGCATTAGCTTTAAATAGCATCTCAGGATTTAGACTGAATGTGTATAAAGAGCGTGGTTGGCATGACTTTTTAAGTGAGCCATTAACCATAAATAGAATGACTCGTAAAACATTAGATACTATGTGGTCAACTATTCAAAAAAACACTGGTCGTTTAGTTAAATTTTTAGAGCGTAAAAAAGAATTATTAGGCCTAGAAAAACTAACATGGCATGATTACACTGCACCACTAGGAAAAAGCAATAAAACTTATAGCCTAGAAGAGGGCGCTAATTTTGTTGCTAAACACATGAAAAACTTTAATAAATCTATGGGTGACCTTGTAGAAAGAGCTTTTAATGAAAACTGGGTTGAAACAGAAAATAGAGACAATAAACGAGCTGGAGCTTTTTGTTCTGGATCTCCAATCTTAAAACAATCAAGAGTGTTTATGACTTATTCTGGAGCAGCTAGAAACCTTACAACATTAGCACATGAATTAGGTCATGCCTATCACTCTTCTGTAATGACAGACTTACCACCTCTTTCGCAACGTTATGCTATGAATGTTGCCGAAACAGCCTCAACATTTAATGAGTTTGTTGTATCAAATGCCTCATTACAAGAAGCTGAAACTAAAGAAGAAAAAATAGCTCTATTACATGCAGATTTAGCACGTGCGGTTAGTCTTTGTATGAATATACAGGCACGCTTCTTATTTGAAACACGTTTTTATGAACGAAGAAAAACAGGTTTTGTTAGTACAAAAGAACTTAATGAACTAATGTTACAGGCTCAAAAAGATGCCTTTAATAATTCATTAGATAGTTATCACCCCTTATTTTGGGCTTCCAAACTTCATTTTTACATTACAGGCGTACCATTTTATAACTTTCCATATGCATTTGGATATTTATTTAGCGCTGGTGTATATGCTCAGTCTAAAACACAAGGTGAAGCATTTGAGCAAAACTATATTAACTTACTAAGAGATACAGCCAGAATGAAGGTTGAAGACTTAGCCAAGAAACATTTAGCAGTTGACCTAGAAGATGAGAAATTCTGGCAAGAGGCTTTAGATGTTGTTTTGGCTGGTTATGATGAGTTTATGGAATTAACTAAATAA
- a CDS encoding PLP-dependent aminotransferase family protein: MQESRFANRMQGIKGNAIRELLKVSQQPGMISLAGGLPSPDTFDIDTISEIVTDVLKDNGKNILQYGSTEGYQPLREELIKFLNLRGFNIKGENLLILSGSQQGINLAGKVMLNPGDKVAVESPSYLAALQIFKTYQVEFVVIPSDKDGMDIDVLEQKLETEKPKVVYIVPTFQNPSSSTLTLERRKRVVELLKKHETLLIEDDPYGYLRYSGEVVPFMTSMDTTGQSIYLGSFSKIISPGLRVGYVVGPADVITKMRIAKQGTDVHTSMLSQAIVAEFFKRGIIVPHIEKIKEQYKAKRDLCLAEMAKHFPKEAKYNVPDGGLFIWVTLPESVNTEELFHMGIKEKVAFVPGETFFVDGRKNCLRLNFSNASHENIVIGIKRLGNAMKKFLGK; encoded by the coding sequence ATGCAAGAATCAAGATTTGCTAATCGAATGCAGGGAATTAAAGGTAATGCTATTAGGGAACTACTAAAGGTATCACAGCAACCCGGAATGATTTCTTTAGCAGGAGGATTACCATCACCGGATACATTTGATATTGATACAATTTCTGAAATTGTAACAGATGTACTTAAAGATAATGGAAAAAATATTTTACAGTATGGTTCTACAGAGGGATACCAGCCTTTGAGAGAAGAATTAATTAAATTTTTAAACTTAAGAGGCTTTAATATAAAAGGTGAAAATCTTTTAATATTATCGGGTTCCCAACAAGGAATAAACTTAGCTGGTAAAGTTATGTTAAACCCAGGTGATAAAGTTGCAGTAGAGAGCCCATCTTATTTAGCTGCATTACAAATTTTCAAAACCTATCAGGTAGAGTTCGTTGTAATTCCATCAGATAAAGATGGTATGGATATTGATGTACTAGAGCAAAAATTAGAAACTGAAAAGCCTAAAGTTGTTTATATAGTACCAACATTCCAAAATCCAAGTAGCTCAACTTTAACACTTGAAAGACGTAAAAGAGTAGTTGAATTACTTAAAAAACATGAAACCTTGTTAATTGAAGATGATCCATATGGATACTTAAGATATAGTGGTGAGGTAGTGCCATTTATGACAAGTATGGATACTACAGGTCAAAGTATATACTTAGGTAGTTTTTCAAAAATAATTTCACCAGGTTTGCGAGTTGGTTATGTTGTTGGTCCTGCTGATGTAATTACTAAAATGCGAATTGCCAAACAAGGAACAGATGTTCATACAAGTATGTTGTCACAGGCAATTGTTGCCGAGTTTTTCAAAAGAGGAATTATTGTTCCTCATATTGAGAAAATTAAAGAGCAATATAAAGCAAAAAGAGATTTATGTTTAGCAGAAATGGCAAAACATTTTCCAAAAGAAGCTAAGTATAATGTTCCTGATGGCGGATTGTTTATTTGGGTAACATTGCCTGAATCAGTAAACACTGAAGAGTTATTCCATATGGGAATAAAAGAAAAAGTTGCATTCGTACCGGGTGAAACATTCTTTGTAGATGGAAGAAAGAATTGTTTAAGACTTAATTTCTCTAACGCTTCACATGAGAATATTGTAATTGGTATAAAGCGATTAGGAAATGCAATGAAAAAATTTCTTGGTAAATAA
- the lgt gene encoding prolipoprotein diacylglyceryl transferase codes for MDKVAIEIGPLAIRWYAILINTGIVLALVFIWREAKRQKLNPDTIYDILFVALPSGIIGARLYYVAFNLSYYTANPSEIYKTWHGGLAIHGGLIFGGLAAYFYCRHKKINFARWADIIAPGIALAQGIGRWGNFVNQEAYGYITDVPWAFYINGAYRHPTFLYESIWDIALAILLVYILHKRKSFDSEVFATYFLGYSLGRIWIEGLRTDSLMLGSIRVAQLISLAGIILSAIYIFYKKKKQRSI; via the coding sequence ATGGATAAAGTAGCTATTGAAATAGGACCATTAGCAATAAGATGGTACGCTATTTTAATAAACACAGGAATTGTTTTAGCCTTAGTTTTTATATGGAGAGAGGCTAAACGACAAAAATTGAACCCTGACACTATTTATGATATTTTGTTTGTGGCTTTGCCTTCGGGCATAATTGGGGCTCGTCTTTACTATGTAGCTTTTAACTTAAGTTACTATACCGCCAACCCAAGCGAAATTTATAAAACATGGCATGGTGGTTTAGCTATTCATGGTGGATTAATATTTGGTGGTTTAGCGGCGTATTTTTATTGTAGACATAAAAAAATTAATTTTGCTCGCTGGGCGGATATTATTGCCCCTGGCATTGCTTTAGCTCAAGGTATTGGTCGTTGGGGTAATTTTGTTAATCAAGAGGCTTATGGATACATAACTGATGTTCCTTGGGCATTTTACATCAATGGAGCATACAGACATCCTACCTTTCTATATGAGTCTATTTGGGATATTGCTCTTGCAATATTACTGGTTTATATATTACACAAACGAAAGAGTTTTGATAGTGAGGTATTTGCAACCTACTTTTTAGGATATTCATTAGGTCGTATCTGGATAGAGGGTTTAAGAACAGATAGCTTAATGTTAGGATCTATTAGAGTTGCTCAACTTATTAGTTTAGCTGGTATTATTTTAAGTGCAATATATATTTTTTATAAAAAGAAAAAGCAAAGATCAATATAA
- a CDS encoding DUF6440 family protein: protein MGKTKHKRFEIVHQQGSLSQFLIIVDKETGVNYFQGISGYAGGLTPLLDRNGNIVITPITKEY, encoded by the coding sequence ATGGGTAAAACAAAACACAAAAGATTTGAGATTGTACATCAGCAAGGTTCACTAAGTCAATTTTTAATAATTGTTGATAAAGAAACCGGGGTTAATTACTTTCAAGGTATATCAGGTTATGCAGGAGGTTTAACACCATTATTAGACAGGAATGGCAATATTGTTATAACACCTATAACTAAAGAGTATTAA
- a CDS encoding Abortive infection protein AbiEi, with protein sequence MTDRFYIDSRKRSLGDIKEMFYGNHGYLQIKDLRAKGLKLTDIRFLQEQGVIMRVEQGLYKWIGVNKYSFISDVVNAVPNGVFCLVSALYFHGLVDKIPSICYIAIPNGLNGVSLPVYPKIQLISMKENHFQYGITTININNQKIRIYDIEKTLCDCLRYRSKIGLDVVKSAFVTYKNNFEVNEKKIWQYGTSMRMKLILNRYIPKFLL encoded by the coding sequence ATGACGGACCGATTTTATATAGATTCAAGAAAAAGAAGTTTGGGTGATATAAAAGAAATGTTTTACGGTAATCATGGTTACTTACAAATTAAAGATTTACGTGCAAAAGGTTTAAAATTAACAGATATAAGGTTTTTGCAAGAACAGGGTGTAATCATGAGAGTTGAACAAGGACTTTATAAGTGGATAGGTGTAAATAAATATAGCTTTATAAGTGACGTAGTCAATGCTGTGCCAAATGGAGTTTTTTGTTTGGTTTCTGCATTATATTTTCATGGTTTAGTAGATAAGATACCATCTATATGTTACATAGCTATACCAAATGGGTTAAATGGAGTTAGTTTACCTGTTTATCCTAAAATACAATTAATAAGTATGAAAGAGAATCATTTTCAATATGGTATTACTACAATTAATATTAATAATCAAAAAATTAGAATATATGATATTGAAAAAACACTGTGTGATTGTTTAAGGTATAGAAGTAAAATTGGTCTTGATGTTGTTAAGTCTGCTTTTGTTACATATAAAAATAATTTTGAAGTAAATGAAAAAAAGATTTGGCAGTATGGCACTTCAATGCGTATGAAGCTTATACTAAATCGTTATATACCAAAGTTTTTATTATAG